In Falco peregrinus isolate bFalPer1 chromosome 12 unlocalized genomic scaffold, bFalPer1.pri SUPER_12_unloc_6, whole genome shotgun sequence, the DNA window ACCATGCGGGACCTGcggaagaaggaaaaaactggAGGAAGCGGCGGGGGTCGGCGCTGGGAAAGACGTTGAGCATCCAACGCTTGGATGTCTGCAGCGACAGCTCAGTGGCCGAATGCATCGGCAGCATcccgggggggcggggtggATGTCTTGGGTGAGCAGGGGGGACCCCGaggtgaggggggggggctACATAGGGTGGGGAGGGGTCTCTGAGCTCCCCCTCTCTCGCGTCGCAGTGAATAACGCCGGCGTGGGGCACGTGGGGGCCGGTGGAGAGCGTCAGCGTGGAGGAGATGAAGCGGATTTTCGAGACCAATTTTTTCGGGGTGGTGAGGATGGTCAAGGCGGTGCTGCCCGGCATGAAGGCGCGGCAGAGCGGGCACCTCGTGGTTGTCAGCAGCGTCATGGGGCTGCAGGGTGAGGTGGGGgagggggtccctgggggggggggatgggtgTCATCTGGGGGGGGTCTTACCCCGTTCCTCCCCATAAGGCATCGTCTTCAACGATGTCTACGCCGCCTCCAAGTTCGCCGTCGAGGGCTTCTGCGAGAGCCTGGCcgtgcagctgctgcagttcaaCATTTTTGTgagcgggggagggggcgggcgggaCCCCAGGGGGGGTTAGGACCCCCTCCCCGaccaccctcccctccccgcccccacAGCGTTTCCATGGTGGAACCGGGTCCCGTCAACACGGACTTTGAGCAGAAGCTGATGGAGGAGGTTTCACGCTCCCAGTTTCCCGGCACCGACCCGGCCACCCTGCGGTATTTCAAGGAGGTCTACCTGCCCGCCGCCCACCAGATCTTCGCCACGCTGGGGCAGAGCCCCGACGCTGTGGCAGAGGTGTGGGGCTGACAGgagttggggaggggggggacggttctgagggacctggggggaGTTCTGAGGGACCTAGAGAGGCTTCTGGGGGATCTGGAGGTCTTCTGAGGTATCTGGGGGGGCTtctgagggacctgggggggcTTCTGAAGGATCTGAAGAGGTTCTGAGGTATCTCGGTGGGGGCTTCTGAAGGACCTAGGTGGGCTTCTGAGGGATCCGGAGGGGGTTCTGAGGGATCTGAGATGGCTTCTGAAGGACCTAGGGGGGGTTCCGAGGGACCTGGAAGCGGTtctgagggacctgggggggtGTTTCTGAAGGATCTGGGGGTCTTCTGAGGGATCTGGAGGCCTTCTGATATACGTGGGGGGTCTTCTGAAGCACCTGGGGGGTCTTCTGAGGGATCTGGGGAGTCTTCTGAGGGATCTGGGGGATCTTCTGAGGGATCTGGGGGATCTTCTGAGGGATCTGGGGGGGTCTCCTGAAgcagctggggggctgtgggagccactcccagccccacgcccacgcccccccccccccccccccccgcccccccccaggccATCGTGGCGGTGATCGCAGCCCGGCGGCCGGCTTTCCGCACCCAAACCAACCGGCTCTACACGCCGCTGGTGGCCCTCAAGTACGCAGATCCCTCGGGGGACCTCTCCGTGGGGACCTACTACCGCCTGCTCTTCCGCTAACGGCCCCCTCTTCCACTTCTGCATGGGCGCCCTGCGCTGCCTCACCTGCGGCTGCTTCCGACGGAGGGTCACCCCCGTCTGAGCGGGGAGACCCCCCCCAAAGGGGAGCTCGGTCcctgggtggtggggagggggtgacagctgcagccccccaccccccagcgtTGCT includes these proteins:
- the RDH8 gene encoding LOW QUALITY PROTEIN: retinol dehydrogenase 8 (The sequence of the model RefSeq protein was modified relative to this genomic sequence to represent the inferred CDS: deleted 5 bases in 4 codons), whose amino-acid sequence is MRDLRKKEKTGGSGGSALGKTLSIQRLDVCSDSSVAECIGSIPGGRVDVLVNNAGVGHVGPVESVSVEEMKRIFETNFFGVVRMVKAVLPGMKARQSGHLVVVSSVMGLQGIVFNDVYAASKFAVEGFCESLAVQLLQFNIFVSMVEPGPVNTDFEQKLMEEVSRSQFPGTDPATLRYFKEVYLPAAHQIFATLGQSPDAVAEAIVAVIAARRPAFRTQTNRLYTPLVALKYADPSGDLSVGTYYRLLFRNGPLFHFCMGALRCLTCGCFRRRVTPV